Proteins encoded in a region of the Dendropsophus ebraccatus isolate aDenEbr1 chromosome 11, aDenEbr1.pat, whole genome shotgun sequence genome:
- the LOC138767605 gene encoding acetylserotonin O-methyltransferase-like isoform X2, producing the protein MSCPVRHAMFTACDLGVFDLLHEVQEPISTATIASRLNTNVDGMASLLGVCVGLGLLKVDMKNNEGYYSNTEVSSLYLVKSSPRTLYHTMMFHSNVMYMCCYFLPQAVREGKCQYERALGIPSKGIFETMYRSEESLLAFINYMDSIWNICGKDVIRAFDLSMFHTVCDLGGCSGNLAKQLVSTYKESTVTIMDLPKVVQTAKKHFVKDTEQKIHFLEGDFFNDPIPEADLYIMARIIHDWTEEKCLGLLRKIYQSCRPGGGVLLVEVLLNEDKSGPLSSQIWSLKMLVLAEGKERTPSEYTKLLTDSGFRDIECKVTGKIYDAVMGRK; encoded by the exons GCCATGTTTACAGCATGTGACTTGGGAGTCTTTGACTTACTACATGAAGTACAGGAACCAATATCAACAGCAACAATCGCTTCTCGCTTGAATACCAATGTAGATGGAATGGCGTCGCTCCTTGGCGTCTGTGTTGGACTGGGGCTTTTGAAAGTTGACATGAAAAACAATGAAG gtTATTATTCCAATACTGAAGTTTCCTCTCTGTACTTGGTTAAATCCAGCCCTAGGACGCTGTATCACACAATGATGTTCCACTCTAATGTGATGTATATGTGCTGTTACTTCTTACCACAAGCTGTAAG AGAAGGAAAATGTCAGTATGAAAGAGCTTTGGGGATACCTTCAAAAGGAATATTTGAGACGATGTACAG ATCAGAGGAGTCGCTTTTGGCTTTTATTAATTATATGGATTCAATATGGAACATATGTGGAAAAGATGTGATCCGAGCTTTTGATCTTTCAATGTTCCACACAGTCTGCGATCTTGGAG GATGCTCGGGGAATCTTGCAAAACAATTAGTATCTACATATAAGGAGTCTACAGTCACCATTATGGACCTGCCAAAGGTTGTGCAAACAGCAAAGAAACATTTCGTAAAAGATACGGAGCAAAAGATACACTTCCTTGAAG GAGACTTCTTCAATGATCCAATTCCTGAGGCCGACCTGTATATTATGGCCAGGATTATTCATGACTGGACAGAAGAAAAATGCCTTGGCCTGCTGAGGAAGATTTACCAGTCTTGTAGACCTG GAGGGGGAGTGCTGTTAGTTGAAGTCCTTTTGAATGAAGACAAAAGCGGTCCGCTGAGCTCCCAGATATGGTCACTGAAAATGTTGGTCTTGGCAGAAGGCAAGGAACGGACCCCATCCGAATACACCAAGCTCCTTACAGACTCTGGCTTCAGGGACATAGAATGCAAAGTAACGGGAAAGATATACGATGCAGTAATGGGAAGGAAGTAG
- the LOC138767605 gene encoding acetylserotonin O-methyltransferase-like isoform X3, producing the protein MFTACDLGVFDLLHEVQEPISTATIASRLNTNVDGMASLLGVCVGLGLLKVDMKNNEGYYSNTEVSSLYLVKSSPRTLYHTMMFHSNVMYMCCYFLPQAVREGKCQYERALGIPSKGIFETMYRSEESLLAFINYMDSIWNICGKDVIRAFDLSMFHTVCDLGGCSGNLAKQLVSTYKESTVTIMDLPKVVQTAKKHFVKDTEQKIHFLEGDFFNDPIPEADLYIMARIIHDWTEEKCLGLLRKIYQSCRPGGGVLLVEVLLNEDKSGPLSSQIWSLKMLVLAEGKERTPSEYTKLLTDSGFRDIECKVTGKIYDAVMGRK; encoded by the exons ATGTTTACAGCATGTGACTTGGGAGTCTTTGACTTACTACATGAAGTACAGGAACCAATATCAACAGCAACAATCGCTTCTCGCTTGAATACCAATGTAGATGGAATGGCGTCGCTCCTTGGCGTCTGTGTTGGACTGGGGCTTTTGAAAGTTGACATGAAAAACAATGAAG gtTATTATTCCAATACTGAAGTTTCCTCTCTGTACTTGGTTAAATCCAGCCCTAGGACGCTGTATCACACAATGATGTTCCACTCTAATGTGATGTATATGTGCTGTTACTTCTTACCACAAGCTGTAAG AGAAGGAAAATGTCAGTATGAAAGAGCTTTGGGGATACCTTCAAAAGGAATATTTGAGACGATGTACAG ATCAGAGGAGTCGCTTTTGGCTTTTATTAATTATATGGATTCAATATGGAACATATGTGGAAAAGATGTGATCCGAGCTTTTGATCTTTCAATGTTCCACACAGTCTGCGATCTTGGAG GATGCTCGGGGAATCTTGCAAAACAATTAGTATCTACATATAAGGAGTCTACAGTCACCATTATGGACCTGCCAAAGGTTGTGCAAACAGCAAAGAAACATTTCGTAAAAGATACGGAGCAAAAGATACACTTCCTTGAAG GAGACTTCTTCAATGATCCAATTCCTGAGGCCGACCTGTATATTATGGCCAGGATTATTCATGACTGGACAGAAGAAAAATGCCTTGGCCTGCTGAGGAAGATTTACCAGTCTTGTAGACCTG GAGGGGGAGTGCTGTTAGTTGAAGTCCTTTTGAATGAAGACAAAAGCGGTCCGCTGAGCTCCCAGATATGGTCACTGAAAATGTTGGTCTTGGCAGAAGGCAAGGAACGGACCCCATCCGAATACACCAAGCTCCTTACAGACTCTGGCTTCAGGGACATAGAATGCAAAGTAACGGGAAAGATATACGATGCAGTAATGGGAAGGAAGTAG
- the LOC138767605 gene encoding acetylserotonin O-methyltransferase-like isoform X1, whose protein sequence is MSSSEELEYPQKLLDYSDGFLISKAMFTACDLGVFDLLHEVQEPISTATIASRLNTNVDGMASLLGVCVGLGLLKVDMKNNEGYYSNTEVSSLYLVKSSPRTLYHTMMFHSNVMYMCCYFLPQAVREGKCQYERALGIPSKGIFETMYRSEESLLAFINYMDSIWNICGKDVIRAFDLSMFHTVCDLGGCSGNLAKQLVSTYKESTVTIMDLPKVVQTAKKHFVKDTEQKIHFLEGDFFNDPIPEADLYIMARIIHDWTEEKCLGLLRKIYQSCRPGGGVLLVEVLLNEDKSGPLSSQIWSLKMLVLAEGKERTPSEYTKLLTDSGFRDIECKVTGKIYDAVMGRK, encoded by the exons ATGAGCTCCTCAGAAGAACTTGAATATCCACAGAAACTTCTTGACTATTCTGATGGATTTTTAATTTCAAAG GCCATGTTTACAGCATGTGACTTGGGAGTCTTTGACTTACTACATGAAGTACAGGAACCAATATCAACAGCAACAATCGCTTCTCGCTTGAATACCAATGTAGATGGAATGGCGTCGCTCCTTGGCGTCTGTGTTGGACTGGGGCTTTTGAAAGTTGACATGAAAAACAATGAAG gtTATTATTCCAATACTGAAGTTTCCTCTCTGTACTTGGTTAAATCCAGCCCTAGGACGCTGTATCACACAATGATGTTCCACTCTAATGTGATGTATATGTGCTGTTACTTCTTACCACAAGCTGTAAG AGAAGGAAAATGTCAGTATGAAAGAGCTTTGGGGATACCTTCAAAAGGAATATTTGAGACGATGTACAG ATCAGAGGAGTCGCTTTTGGCTTTTATTAATTATATGGATTCAATATGGAACATATGTGGAAAAGATGTGATCCGAGCTTTTGATCTTTCAATGTTCCACACAGTCTGCGATCTTGGAG GATGCTCGGGGAATCTTGCAAAACAATTAGTATCTACATATAAGGAGTCTACAGTCACCATTATGGACCTGCCAAAGGTTGTGCAAACAGCAAAGAAACATTTCGTAAAAGATACGGAGCAAAAGATACACTTCCTTGAAG GAGACTTCTTCAATGATCCAATTCCTGAGGCCGACCTGTATATTATGGCCAGGATTATTCATGACTGGACAGAAGAAAAATGCCTTGGCCTGCTGAGGAAGATTTACCAGTCTTGTAGACCTG GAGGGGGAGTGCTGTTAGTTGAAGTCCTTTTGAATGAAGACAAAAGCGGTCCGCTGAGCTCCCAGATATGGTCACTGAAAATGTTGGTCTTGGCAGAAGGCAAGGAACGGACCCCATCCGAATACACCAAGCTCCTTACAGACTCTGGCTTCAGGGACATAGAATGCAAAGTAACGGGAAAGATATACGATGCAGTAATGGGAAGGAAGTAG